The Clostridium septicum genome contains a region encoding:
- the smpB gene encoding SsrA-binding protein SmpB, with the protein MVRKKNSNTLADNRKARHDYFVEETMEAGIALVGTEVKSIRAGKCNLKDCYADIDNGEIFIKNMHISHYEQGNIFNVDPLRERKLLLHKEQISRFAGLVSQQGYTLIPLSLYLKEGKVKVALGLCRGKKNYDKRDSMLEKAHKRDIERQMKNSNRY; encoded by the coding sequence ATGGTAAGAAAGAAAAATAGCAATACACTAGCAGATAATAGAAAAGCTAGACATGATTATTTTGTTGAGGAAACTATGGAAGCTGGAATTGCTTTAGTTGGGACAGAAGTAAAATCAATTAGGGCAGGAAAATGTAATTTAAAAGATTGCTATGCTGATATAGATAATGGAGAAATATTTATTAAGAATATGCATATAAGTCATTACGAACAAGGAAATATATTCAATGTAGATCCATTAAGAGAAAGAAAGCTTTTACTTCATAAGGAGCAAATATCAAGATTTGCAGGTTTAGTTTCACAACAAGGATACACATTAATACCTTTATCATTATATTTAAAAGAAGGAAAAGTAAAAGTAGCACTTGGATTATGTAGAGGTAAGAAAAATTATGATAAGAGAGATTCAATGCTAGAAAAGGCTCATAAAAGAGATATAGAAAGACAAATGAAAAATTCTAACAGATATTAA
- a CDS encoding iron-containing alcohol dehydrogenase: MARFTLPRDLYHGAGSLETLKTLKGKRAFVVVGGGSMKRFGFLQKVEDYLKEAGMEVKLFEGVEPDPSVETVMKGAEEMRDFKPDWIVAMGGGSPIDAAKAMWIFYEYPDFTFEQAVVPFGLPELRQKAKFVAIPSTSGTATEVTAFSVITDYKAKIKYPLADFNITPDIAIVDPDLAQTMPAKLVAHTGMDALTHAIEAYTASLRSNFSDPLAMKAIEMVRENLVKSYEGDKEARNLMHEAQCLAGMSFSNALLGIVHSMAHKVGAVFHIPHGCANAIFLPFVIQYNRVECEERYADIAKMLKLEGNTNAELTDSLIKLINEFNTALNIPHTMKEYGVTEEDFKNNVKFIAHNAVLDACTGSSPRAIDDETMEKLLTCTYYGNRVDF; this comes from the coding sequence ATGGCACGTTTTACATTACCAAGAGATTTATATCATGGAGCAGGATCTTTAGAAACGCTAAAGACTTTAAAAGGTAAGAGAGCTTTCGTAGTAGTTGGTGGAGGATCAATGAAAAGATTTGGTTTCTTACAAAAAGTTGAAGATTATTTAAAAGAAGCTGGAATGGAAGTTAAATTATTTGAAGGTGTTGAACCAGACCCATCAGTTGAAACTGTTATGAAGGGTGCTGAAGAAATGAGAGACTTCAAACCAGATTGGATAGTAGCAATGGGTGGTGGATCACCAATAGATGCTGCAAAAGCAATGTGGATATTCTATGAATACCCAGATTTTACTTTTGAACAAGCTGTAGTTCCATTTGGATTACCAGAATTAAGACAAAAAGCTAAGTTTGTAGCTATTCCATCAACAAGTGGTACTGCTACAGAAGTTACTGCTTTCTCAGTAATAACTGATTACAAGGCTAAGATTAAATATCCTCTAGCTGATTTTAACATAACTCCAGATATAGCTATAGTTGATCCAGACTTAGCTCAAACTATGCCTGCTAAATTAGTAGCACATACTGGAATGGATGCTTTAACTCACGCTATAGAAGCTTATACTGCATCATTAAGATCAAACTTCTCAGATCCATTAGCTATGAAAGCTATAGAAATGGTAAGAGAAAACTTAGTTAAATCATATGAAGGAGACAAGGAAGCTAGAAACTTAATGCATGAAGCGCAATGTTTAGCTGGTATGTCATTCTCAAATGCATTACTAGGAATAGTTCACTCAATGGCTCACAAAGTAGGTGCTGTATTCCACATTCCTCATGGATGTGCAAATGCAATATTCTTACCATTTGTAATTCAATATAATAGAGTTGAATGTGAAGAAAGATATGCTGATATTGCTAAAATGTTAAAGTTAGAAGGAAATACAAATGCAGAATTAACTGATTCATTAATTAAACTAATTAACGAATTTAACACTGCTTTAAATATACCTCATACAATGAAAGAATATGGAGTTACTGAAGAAGACTTCAAGAACAATGTTAAGTTTATAGCTCATAATGCAGTATTAGATGCTTGTACAGGATCAAGTCCAAGAGCAATTGATGATGAAACAATGGAAAAATTATTAACTTGCACTTACTACGGAAATAGAGTTGATTTTTAA
- a CDS encoding glycoside hydrolase family 3 N-terminal domain-containing protein, whose product MKKGKIISILTAAMVTNSIMLGMGVSAKDTLNEVEKIVSNMTLEEKVGQMLMPDFRQWKLEGEEKAKDFTEINEEVSNIIDRYDLGGVILFAPNVKTTEQTTKLVHDLQNVAINDKDGNLPLLITIDQEGGIVTRLGTGTNLPGNMALGATRSEKNAYDAGYVIGRELNSLGINVNFAPSLDVNNNPNNPVIGLRSISSNPELVGKLGVNIINGIQDQGVSAAAKHFPGHGDVATDSHTGLPRVNKSIDELRVNELKPFKDAVDNGVDMIMTAHIQFPQIEKDKYISKADGSEIELPATLSDDIIEGLLRKDMGYNGVVITDAMNMDAISKNFGELEATKLAINSGVDIVLMPTILRSNEDLGKLDGIINGVIDAVNNGEISIDEINDSVERIVKLKIDRGIMNIKEDNRTVEEKINNAKKIVGSEENRNIERRISSEAITVVKNEKDILPIKAKEGENVLLLAPYNNELPGMKFGINRLISEGKMNSININTHSYNKESEISDELKAKIDKANYVVILTEMGNVSHLAPTHWLTKTPSEVIDYANKLNKEAIAVSVGKPYDAGIHSNAKTQLIAYGYKGMDPTEVDGGLTPTEAFGPNIPAAMEVIFGGADAEGVLPVAIPVLENGAFSLEKNVYEYGFGITNLTEKGIAKIEIPKEVISGDEFKAKVNISDIESLKSEKYEVNINYNNDAFEVVKVESVDKNTNITSSSIEGDKININLEDLESEGEAKDKTKILLTLKSKIKEGEVNVINGLNIIDKNDRDFKTTLENNTIIVNKLIIENPGNDENKGEEDGDKNGEKHQQVKPNGKLPITGGTATSTVLGLGLISSLLGTLFMKRNKK is encoded by the coding sequence ATGAAGAAGGGGAAAATTATATCAATTTTAACAGCTGCTATGGTAACTAATTCAATAATGTTAGGAATGGGAGTTTCAGCAAAAGATACTTTAAATGAAGTAGAAAAAATTGTTAGCAATATGACTTTAGAGGAAAAAGTAGGTCAAATGTTAATGCCTGATTTTAGGCAGTGGAAGTTAGAAGGAGAAGAGAAGGCAAAGGATTTTACTGAAATAAATGAAGAAGTATCAAATATAATAGATAGATATGATTTAGGTGGAGTTATATTATTTGCACCTAATGTTAAAACAACAGAGCAAACAACTAAATTAGTTCATGATTTGCAAAATGTTGCTATAAATGATAAGGATGGTAACTTACCACTATTGATTACAATAGATCAAGAAGGAGGAATAGTTACTAGGTTAGGAACAGGAACGAATCTTCCTGGTAATATGGCACTTGGGGCAACAAGAAGTGAAAAAAATGCATATGATGCAGGGTATGTAATAGGAAGAGAGCTAAATTCTCTTGGTATAAACGTTAATTTTGCACCATCATTAGATGTTAATAATAATCCTAATAATCCAGTTATAGGTTTAAGATCTATATCGAGTAATCCAGAATTAGTAGGTAAGTTAGGCGTAAATATTATTAATGGTATTCAAGATCAAGGAGTATCAGCAGCAGCAAAACATTTTCCAGGACATGGGGATGTAGCAACAGATTCGCATACTGGTCTTCCAAGAGTAAATAAGAGTATTGATGAGTTAAGAGTAAATGAACTTAAACCATTTAAAGATGCAGTAGATAATGGAGTAGATATGATAATGACTGCACATATTCAATTTCCACAAATAGAAAAGGATAAATATATATCAAAGGCAGATGGAAGCGAAATTGAATTACCAGCAACATTATCAGATGACATAATAGAAGGTTTGTTAAGAAAAGATATGGGATATAACGGTGTAGTTATAACAGATGCCATGAATATGGATGCTATATCAAAGAATTTTGGTGAATTAGAGGCAACAAAATTAGCAATTAATTCAGGAGTGGATATAGTACTTATGCCAACTATATTAAGAAGTAATGAAGATTTAGGAAAACTTGATGGAATAATTAATGGTGTTATTGATGCTGTAAATAATGGAGAGATATCAATTGATGAAATAAATGATTCTGTAGAAAGAATTGTTAAATTAAAAATAGATAGAGGCATAATGAATATAAAAGAAGATAATAGAACTGTTGAAGAAAAGATAAATAATGCTAAAAAGATAGTTGGTTCTGAAGAAAACCGTAATATTGAAAGAAGAATATCATCAGAGGCTATAACTGTTGTTAAAAATGAAAAAGACATATTACCAATAAAGGCTAAAGAAGGAGAAAATGTACTTCTTTTAGCACCGTACAATAATGAATTACCAGGAATGAAATTTGGTATTAATAGATTAATAAGTGAAGGAAAGATGAATTCTATTAATATAAATACTCATTCATATAATAAAGAATCTGAAATAAGTGACGAACTTAAAGCTAAGATAGATAAAGCAAATTATGTAGTTATATTAACTGAAATGGGAAATGTATCTCATTTGGCACCAACACATTGGTTAACTAAAACTCCAAGTGAAGTAATAGATTATGCAAATAAATTAAATAAAGAAGCTATTGCAGTAAGTGTTGGGAAGCCATATGATGCAGGAATTCACTCAAATGCTAAAACTCAACTAATAGCATATGGATATAAAGGAATGGATCCAACAGAGGTAGATGGAGGGCTAACGCCAACAGAAGCATTTGGTCCTAATATTCCAGCCGCTATGGAAGTGATTTTTGGAGGAGCTGATGCTGAAGGGGTACTTCCAGTAGCTATTCCAGTTTTAGAAAATGGAGCCTTCAGTTTAGAAAAGAATGTATATGAATATGGTTTTGGAATAACTAATTTAACTGAAAAAGGTATAGCAAAAATAGAAATACCAAAGGAAGTAATCTCAGGAGATGAATTTAAAGCAAAAGTTAATATTTCTGATATAGAAAGTTTAAAATCAGAGAAATATGAAGTAAATATTAATTATAATAATGATGCATTTGAAGTTGTAAAAGTAGAATCAGTAGATAAAAATACAAATATTACATCAAGTAGCATTGAAGGGGACAAAATCAATATTAACTTAGAGGATTTAGAATCAGAAGGAGAGGCTAAAGATAAAACAAAAATACTTCTTACTTTAAAATCTAAAATAAAAGAAGGAGAAGTAAATGTTATAAATGGATTAAATATTATAGACAAAAATGACAGAGATTTTAAAACAACTCTTGAAAATAATACGATTATAGTTAATAAGTTAATTATTGAAAATCCTGGTAATGATGAGAATAAGGGCGAAGAAGATGGGGATAAAAATGGAGAAAAACATCAACAAGTTAAACCAAATGGCAAATTACCTATAACTGGAGGAACAGCAACATCAACAGTATTAGGTTTAGGACTAATATCATCCTTATTAGGAACATTATTTATGAAAAGAAATAAGAAATAG
- a CDS encoding sigma-54-dependent Fis family transcriptional regulator: protein MEERRLLIEKSHKRSESYGVEKSSSHSKKILVGENLEGVLTKHKELIEVSIPYIDMVFSAVQDKDFIIVLTDNEGCILYIRGEKEITNELNKLNVKVGAYMNEQNIGTNAMGTAIKEDKCVQITAKEHYIEIFQNLTCSAAPIHNSKGEIIGTLNLTGNCSLKHPHTLGLVIFGVKAIENELDKRKINGILNQTYNYMESVIDNVDKGIIIVDVEGKIVNINKVASNVLNKDKEDLINENIAHIVSDLGNILEQLEEDDKIIIKEIKFKHTSKYKTKFTFKGIRHKGKVIGVVVTMSKEKEEEDVNDATGAFFTFNDIIGESAAITNVITNSKIISNSPSTVLIEGESGTGKEVLAQSMHNYSLRRKNKFVAINCGAIPVNIIESELFGYEDGTFTGGKKGGKPGKFEVANGGTLFLDEIGEMPLDMQVNLLRVLQEGRVTRLGGSDEIPIDVRVIAATNKNLKKEVKKGRFREDLYYRLCVIPIKLPPLRERKGDLEKLIEYFLRVKSFKLNKEMPDINKELYNSLLSYNWPGNIRQLENYIENIVNLDGNLSFDLWEDNDERKEKTEEIIYHKEIVNEKSNKDIEKSLNLSTLEKDTIEKAIKIYNHNMTKIAKVLGISRNTLYLKAKKYDIKL, encoded by the coding sequence ATGGAAGAAAGAAGATTATTAATTGAAAAATCTCACAAAAGAAGCGAAAGCTATGGGGTAGAAAAAAGCTCAAGTCACTCTAAAAAAATATTAGTTGGAGAAAACTTAGAGGGAGTTTTAACTAAGCACAAAGAATTAATAGAAGTATCTATACCATATATAGATATGGTTTTTTCAGCAGTTCAAGATAAGGATTTTATTATAGTTTTAACTGATAATGAAGGATGTATCTTATATATTAGAGGAGAAAAAGAGATAACCAATGAATTAAATAAGCTTAATGTAAAAGTTGGTGCTTATATGAATGAACAAAATATAGGTACTAATGCAATGGGAACTGCAATAAAAGAAGACAAGTGTGTTCAAATAACAGCTAAAGAGCATTATATAGAAATATTTCAAAATTTAACTTGTTCAGCAGCTCCAATACATAATTCCAAAGGAGAAATTATAGGAACATTAAATTTAACAGGAAATTGTAGTTTAAAACATCCGCATACATTAGGATTAGTTATATTTGGGGTTAAAGCAATTGAAAATGAATTAGATAAACGTAAAATAAATGGCATTCTAAATCAAACATATAATTACATGGAAAGTGTTATAGATAATGTGGATAAAGGTATAATTATTGTTGATGTAGAGGGAAAAATAGTCAATATAAATAAAGTTGCATCCAATGTATTAAATAAAGATAAAGAAGATTTAATAAATGAAAATATAGCTCATATAGTATCAGACCTTGGAAATATATTAGAACAATTAGAAGAGGATGATAAAATAATTATAAAAGAAATTAAGTTTAAACATACAAGTAAATATAAAACTAAGTTTACTTTTAAGGGAATTAGACATAAGGGTAAAGTTATTGGTGTAGTTGTTACAATGAGCAAGGAGAAAGAAGAAGAAGATGTAAATGATGCAACAGGAGCGTTTTTTACTTTTAATGATATTATTGGAGAAAGTGCTGCCATTACAAATGTAATTACAAATAGCAAAATAATTTCTAATAGTCCATCAACAGTTCTTATTGAAGGTGAAAGTGGAACAGGAAAAGAGGTTTTAGCACAATCTATGCACAATTATAGTTTAAGAAGAAAGAATAAATTTGTAGCTATAAATTGTGGAGCAATTCCTGTTAACATAATAGAAAGTGAATTATTTGGCTATGAAGATGGAACATTTACTGGTGGAAAAAAAGGTGGAAAACCAGGAAAATTTGAAGTTGCAAATGGAGGAACTTTATTTTTAGATGAAATAGGGGAGATGCCTCTTGATATGCAAGTAAATTTATTGAGAGTCCTTCAAGAGGGAAGAGTTACAAGACTTGGAGGAAGTGATGAAATACCAATTGATGTTAGGGTAATTGCAGCAACTAATAAAAATCTTAAAAAAGAAGTTAAAAAAGGAAGATTTAGAGAAGATTTATATTATAGATTATGTGTTATTCCAATAAAATTACCTCCTCTTAGAGAGAGAAAGGGAGATTTAGAGAAACTTATAGAATACTTTCTAAGAGTTAAATCATTTAAACTAAATAAAGAAATGCCAGACATAAATAAGGAGTTATATAATAGTTTATTATCTTATAACTGGCCAGGAAATATAAGACAATTAGAAAATTATATTGAAAACATAGTTAATTTAGATGGAAACCTTTCTTTTGATTTATGGGAAGATAATGATGAAAGAAAAGAAAAAACAGAAGAAATTATATATCATAAAGAAATAGTTAATGAAAAAAGTAACAAAGATATAGAAAAAAGTCTTAATTTATCGACACTTGAGAAAGATACCATAGAAAAAGCTATAAAAATTTATAATCATAATATGACTAAGATTGCTAAAGTTTTAGGTATAAGTAGAAATACGTTATATCTAAAGGCTAAAAAATATGATATAAAACTGTAA
- a CDS encoding glycerophosphoryl diester phosphodiesterase membrane domain-containing protein: protein MPHNNYSEIKKETKGLIIDTYKNFTFNIKPLIYFELTYRLISTFLFIPINMFIINRFMGQIGVNNITNKDFLKFGLTIKGIIYITMLVIVSFIAIFIEMGVLTYISSKSYKKEKATLMEAILNSIKIVPQTLGFSMIFIVLVAGVIGPLTGIGLYSSLIKKLSIPSFITIELFKTTGGTIFYIAFMILIVILFLRWVLSIPAVIIEDNKLKTAIKNSIKIYKGSKFKIFGYVVAWIIITSLATGILLFLYIMLGEYIIELLGSESIISGIFMVCYILIFYIAYIIASLISIPLFISFTVELYYKYRNYEVLERKFNSIDIYKNNKFIILIHSKKNITKRVIVGIFIVTVTLIGVNTIFFRVVGKETLVTAHRGSTMKAPENSISSIKQAIFEEADYAEIDVMTTKDNIVVLFHDLTLKRINKSNLAIKDMTFEETQKVDNGSYFSEKFAGEKIPTLEEVLKLAKGKIKLNIELKPMQENEKLAEEVVKLVKKYDMENEVVITSLNYDILQETKNLTNKIPVGYILMAGVGDLTKLNVDFLSVEKSVLKSKLVYAMHALNKEVHVWTINDIDEIEEVISLGADNIITDDVELVEEIKESIKNSGEKDYITIFYETINTILKYIKI from the coding sequence ATGCCACATAATAATTATTCAGAAATAAAAAAAGAGACTAAAGGTCTTATAATAGACACATATAAGAATTTTACATTTAACATAAAACCCTTAATATACTTTGAGCTTACATATAGATTAATAAGTACATTTTTATTTATACCAATAAATATGTTTATTATAAATAGATTTATGGGACAAATTGGAGTAAATAATATAACAAACAAGGATTTTCTTAAGTTTGGATTAACAATTAAAGGAATAATATATATAACTATGTTAGTTATAGTATCTTTTATAGCTATTTTTATAGAGATGGGGGTTTTAACCTATATATCCTCAAAATCTTATAAGAAAGAAAAGGCAACTTTAATGGAGGCTATCCTAAATAGCATAAAAATAGTTCCACAAACACTAGGTTTTAGTATGATTTTTATAGTTTTAGTGGCTGGGGTTATAGGTCCACTAACAGGAATTGGACTTTATAGTTCATTGATTAAAAAATTAAGTATACCATCTTTCATTACTATTGAGCTTTTTAAAACAACTGGAGGAACTATTTTTTATATTGCTTTTATGATTTTAATAGTAATACTATTTTTAAGATGGGTTTTATCAATTCCAGCAGTAATTATTGAAGATAATAAACTAAAGACGGCAATTAAAAATAGCATAAAGATATATAAAGGAAGTAAATTCAAAATATTTGGTTATGTAGTAGCATGGATTATTATAACCTCTCTAGCTACAGGAATTCTATTATTTTTATATATTATGCTTGGTGAATATATAATAGAGTTATTAGGAAGCGAAAGTATTATAAGTGGAATATTTATGGTATGTTATATATTAATATTTTATATTGCCTATATTATAGCTTCTCTTATAAGTATTCCTTTATTTATTTCATTTACAGTAGAGCTTTATTATAAATATAGAAATTATGAAGTTTTAGAACGTAAATTTAATAGTATAGATATTTATAAAAACAATAAGTTTATAATATTAATACACTCAAAGAAGAACATAACAAAAAGAGTGATTGTAGGAATTTTTATAGTAACTGTTACTTTAATTGGAGTCAATACAATATTCTTTAGAGTAGTAGGTAAGGAAACTCTTGTAACAGCTCATAGAGGAAGCACCATGAAGGCTCCTGAAAACAGTATATCGTCAATAAAACAGGCTATTTTCGAAGAAGCAGATTATGCTGAAATAGATGTTATGACTACAAAGGACAATATAGTAGTTTTATTTCATGATCTTACATTAAAAAGAATTAATAAATCCAATCTTGCAATTAAGGATATGACTTTTGAGGAAACGCAAAAAGTAGATAATGGATCATATTTTAGTGAAAAATTTGCAGGAGAGAAGATTCCAACTCTTGAGGAAGTTTTAAAACTAGCAAAAGGAAAGATAAAGTTAAATATAGAGCTAAAACCAATGCAAGAAAATGAAAAATTAGCAGAAGAGGTAGTAAAGCTTGTAAAGAAATATGATATGGAAAATGAAGTTGTTATAACTTCATTAAATTATGATATACTTCAAGAAACAAAGAATTTAACTAACAAGATTCCTGTTGGATATATATTAATGGCAGGGGTAGGTGATTTAACGAAGCTTAATGTAGACTTTTTAAGCGTAGAAAAATCAGTTCTTAAATCAAAACTAGTTTATGCTATGCATGCTTTAAATAAAGAGGTTCATGTATGGACAATAAATGATATAGACGAAATAGAAGAGGTAATATCATTAGGAGCAGACAATATAATTACAGATGATGTAGAGTTAGTTGAAGAGATAAAAGAAAGTATAAAAAATTCAGGAGAAAAAGATTATATAACAATATTTTATGAAACAATAAATACAATATTAAAATATATAAAGATATAG
- the gltA gene encoding NADPH-dependent glutamate synthase gives MDMKDRMKRTPVTEQAPEVRATNFEEVCLGYNEEQAIREANRCLGCKNPKCVEGCPVSVNIPGFIAKAKEGDFEAAAKEIAKYSALPAVCGRVCPQESQCEGKCVLGIKGEAVAIGKLEKFTADWARKHNIDLTEKEESKGKKVAVIGSGPAGLTCAGDLAKRGYDVTIFEALHEPGGVLVYGIPEFRLPKDEVVKAEIENIKKLGVKIETNVIIGRTITIDELMEEEDFKAVFIGSGAGLPKFMGIQGENANGVFSANEFLTRVNLMKAFKEDYHTPVKVGKKVAVVGGGNVAMDAARTALRLGAETHIVYRRSESELPARAEEIHHAKEEGIIFDVLTNPTEIITDESGWVKGMKCVKMELGEPDASGRRRPVVVDGSEFVMDVDTVIMSLGTSPNPLISSTTKGLETNKWKCIVADEEGLTTKEGVYAGGDAVTGAATVILAMGAGKKAAEAIDEYLASK, from the coding sequence ATGGATATGAAAGATAGAATGAAAAGAACACCTGTTACTGAACAAGCTCCAGAAGTAAGAGCAACTAATTTTGAAGAAGTTTGTTTAGGATACAATGAAGAACAAGCAATTAGAGAAGCTAACAGATGTTTAGGATGTAAAAATCCTAAATGTGTTGAAGGATGTCCAGTATCTGTAAATATCCCTGGATTTATAGCAAAGGCTAAAGAAGGTGATTTTGAAGCAGCAGCTAAAGAAATCGCTAAGTATAGTGCATTGCCAGCAGTTTGTGGTAGAGTATGTCCACAAGAAAGTCAATGTGAAGGTAAATGTGTATTAGGAATAAAAGGTGAAGCAGTAGCTATAGGTAAATTAGAAAAATTTACTGCTGATTGGGCAAGAAAACATAACATAGATTTAACAGAAAAAGAAGAATCAAAAGGTAAGAAGGTTGCCGTTATAGGAAGTGGTCCTGCAGGATTAACTTGTGCTGGAGACCTAGCTAAAAGAGGATATGATGTAACTATATTTGAAGCTTTACATGAGCCAGGTGGAGTTTTAGTTTATGGTATTCCAGAATTTAGATTACCTAAAGATGAAGTTGTTAAAGCTGAAATTGAAAACATAAAGAAGCTTGGAGTAAAAATTGAAACTAATGTTATTATAGGTAGAACTATAACTATAGATGAATTAATGGAAGAAGAAGATTTTAAAGCTGTATTTATAGGATCAGGAGCTGGTCTTCCAAAATTCATGGGAATTCAAGGAGAAAATGCTAACGGTGTATTCTCAGCAAATGAATTCTTAACAAGAGTAAACTTAATGAAGGCTTTTAAAGAAGATTATCATACTCCAGTTAAAGTTGGTAAAAAGGTTGCTGTAGTAGGTGGTGGAAACGTTGCTATGGATGCTGCAAGAACAGCTTTAAGACTTGGTGCTGAAACACATATAGTTTATAGAAGAAGTGAATCAGAACTTCCAGCAAGAGCAGAAGAAATACATCATGCTAAAGAAGAAGGAATTATTTTTGATGTATTAACAAACCCAACAGAAATCATAACAGATGAAAGTGGATGGGTTAAAGGAATGAAATGCGTTAAAATGGAATTAGGAGAACCAGATGCTTCAGGAAGAAGAAGACCTGTAGTAGTAGATGGATCAGAATTTGTTATGGATGTAGATACTGTAATAATGTCACTTGGAACATCTCCAAATCCATTAATTTCATCAACAACTAAGGGATTAGAAACAAATAAGTGGAAATGCATAGTTGCAGATGAAGAAGGCTTAACAACTAAAGAAGGTGTTTATGCTGGAGGAGATGCAGTTACAGGAGCAGCTACAGTTATATTAGCTATGGGAGCTGGTAAAAAGGCTGCTGAAGCAATAGATGAATATCTTGCTTCAAAATAG
- a CDS encoding RrF2 family transcriptional regulator, whose translation MYLSKFTDYSFRALIYLAINKDRLCTVEEIASNLEISENHLKKIIHKLAKTDYIISIKGRAGGLKLGLEPKDINLGEVLKVTEDNLNIAECFNKEKTCPFIKGGCKLKGIMNI comes from the coding sequence ATGTATTTATCTAAATTTACAGATTACTCATTTAGAGCATTAATATATTTAGCAATTAATAAAGATAGGTTATGTACAGTTGAAGAGATTGCAAGTAATTTAGAGATATCAGAAAATCATTTAAAGAAAATAATTCACAAGCTAGCAAAAACTGATTATATAATTTCTATAAAAGGGAGAGCAGGCGGATTAAAATTAGGACTTGAACCAAAAGATATAAATTTAGGAGAAGTTTTAAAAGTTACAGAAGATAACTTAAACATAGCTGAATGCTTCAATAAAGAAAAAACGTGTCCATTTATAAAAGGTGGATGTAAGTTAAAGGGAATTATGAATATATAA
- a CDS encoding sulfide/dihydroorotate dehydrogenase-like FAD/NAD-binding protein — translation MYKIVGKRELTNNIFLMDIEAPRVAKSAQPGQFIIIKNDEKGERIPLTIADYNREQGTVTIVFQTVGEGTKQLATFNEGDYVSDFVGPLGQPSELVHEDLEELKKKNTIFVAGGVGAAPVYPQVKWMHEHGIKCDVIVGSRNKELLILEDEMKKVAGNLYVATDDGSYGFNGRVTDCLKDLVEKGNKYDHAVVIGPMIMMKFMCVLTKELEIPTTVSLNPIMVDGTGMCGACRVTVGGEVKFACVDGPEFDGHLVDFDESMRRQTMYKTEEGRAKLKQEEGDTHSHGGCGCKGDK, via the coding sequence ATGTACAAAATAGTTGGTAAAAGAGAACTTACAAACAATATCTTTTTAATGGATATTGAAGCACCTAGAGTTGCTAAATCTGCACAACCGGGACAATTCATAATAATAAAGAATGATGAAAAAGGTGAAAGAATACCATTAACAATAGCAGATTATAATAGAGAACAAGGAACTGTAACAATAGTATTCCAAACTGTAGGTGAAGGTACAAAGCAATTAGCTACTTTTAATGAAGGAGACTATGTTTCTGACTTTGTTGGACCATTAGGACAACCAAGTGAACTTGTTCATGAAGACTTAGAAGAACTTAAAAAGAAAAATACAATCTTTGTTGCTGGAGGTGTTGGGGCGGCACCAGTATATCCACAAGTTAAATGGATGCACGAACACGGAATTAAGTGCGATGTAATTGTAGGTAGTAGAAACAAAGAATTATTAATATTAGAAGATGAAATGAAAAAGGTTGCAGGAAACTTATATGTTGCAACTGATGATGGATCATACGGATTTAATGGTAGAGTTACAGATTGTTTAAAAGATTTAGTTGAAAAAGGAAATAAATATGATCATGCAGTAGTAATTGGACCAATGATAATGATGAAATTTATGTGTGTACTTACAAAGGAATTAGAAATTCCAACAACAGTTAGCTTAAATCCAATTATGGTTGACGGAACAGGTATGTGTGGTGCTTGTAGAGTTACTGTAGGTGGAGAAGTAAAATTTGCATGTGTAGATGGACCAGAATTTGATGGACATTTAGTTGATTTTGATGAATCAATGAGAAGACAAACAATGTATAAAACTGAAGAAGGAAGAGCTAAACTAAAACAAGAAGAAGGGGACACTCATAGCCATGGTGGTTGTGGATGTAAAGGTGATAAATAA